From the genome of Geoglobus ahangari, one region includes:
- a CDS encoding amino acid ABC transporter ATP-binding protein produces the protein MIELRGVSKRYGDVQALKNVSLEVRRGEVFAVIGSSGAGKTTLLRVISCLETDFGGEYTFDGVDVRENLETIRRRVTMVFQTPVMFRANVFDNVAYGLKVRGVNGKELRERVERTLEKLGIQELAGKNARKLSGGQKQRVAIARALVLDADVYAFDEPTANLDAENARVIEDAIREMRGEGKTIILATHNLFQAKRLADRVAYIEKGEIVEIAETKRLFENPEDERTRRFVEEIAYY, from the coding sequence ATGATTGAGCTGAGGGGTGTGAGCAAGAGGTACGGGGACGTTCAGGCCCTGAAAAACGTGAGCCTTGAGGTGAGGAGGGGAGAGGTCTTTGCCGTTATCGGCAGCAGCGGTGCTGGGAAGACGACGCTCCTCAGGGTCATCTCGTGCCTCGAGACCGACTTTGGTGGAGAGTACACGTTCGACGGCGTGGATGTCAGGGAGAATCTTGAGACCATCAGGAGGAGGGTGACCATGGTCTTCCAGACACCGGTGATGTTCAGGGCGAACGTTTTCGACAACGTCGCATACGGGTTGAAGGTAAGGGGTGTAAACGGGAAAGAGCTCAGGGAGAGGGTGGAGCGAACACTTGAAAAGCTTGGGATTCAAGAGCTTGCCGGCAAGAACGCGAGGAAGCTGAGCGGAGGGCAGAAGCAGAGGGTCGCGATTGCGAGGGCATTGGTTCTGGACGCTGACGTCTACGCTTTCGACGAACCCACGGCAAACCTTGATGCAGAGAACGCGAGGGTGATTGAGGATGCGATAAGAGAGATGCGCGGGGAAGGTAAGACGATCATACTCGCCACCCACAACCTGTTTCAGGCCAAGCGGCTGGCCGACAGGGTCGCGTACATTGAGAAGGGAGAAATTGTGGAGATTGCTGAAACTAAAAGGCTGTTCGAAAACCCCGAGGATGAGAGGACGAGAAGGTTTGTAGAGGAGATCGCATACTACTAA
- a CDS encoding class I SAM-dependent methyltransferase produces the protein MESDRVFDRLAERYDSWYDRNPDLFEAEVKTVPPPSSPSLEIGCGTGRFMQRLRIDVGVDVSARMLEIARMRGCEVALADGSSLPFRSEAFSSVYLIFTLCFLDEPGKVMKEAWRVLRPGGSLVTCIVPLDSGLGKEYSSRNSPFYRIARFYREQEVRKMLESSGFEVTEVRRAMLRHSENDFVCFRARKS, from the coding sequence ATGGAGTCTGACAGGGTCTTTGACAGGCTCGCGGAGAGATACGACTCGTGGTACGACAGAAACCCGGATCTCTTCGAGGCTGAGGTAAAAACCGTGCCCCCTCCATCCTCCCCTTCCCTCGAGATAGGGTGCGGCACTGGCAGGTTCATGCAGAGGCTCAGGATTGACGTTGGCGTGGACGTCTCGGCCAGAATGCTTGAGATCGCGAGAATGAGGGGGTGTGAGGTCGCTCTTGCAGACGGCAGCTCACTCCCTTTCCGCAGCGAGGCATTCTCATCCGTCTACCTCATCTTCACCCTCTGCTTTCTGGATGAGCCCGGAAAGGTTATGAAGGAGGCGTGGAGGGTGCTCAGACCGGGTGGCTCTCTGGTAACCTGCATTGTACCGCTCGACTCAGGGCTTGGAAAGGAGTATTCCTCCAGAAACAGTCCGTTCTACAGGATTGCGAGGTTCTACAGAGAGCAGGAAGTGAGGAAGATGCTCGAAAGCTCGGGGTTTGAGGTCACCGAAGTCAGAAGAGCAATGCTCAGGCACTCCGAAAACGACTTCGTGTGCTTTAGGGCGAGAAAGAGTTAG
- a CDS encoding ABC transporter permease — MAWEYIIEGISGAFRLVLSGNAELLDIAFRSVKVSGIAAMLSALIGIPVGVAMGLASFRGKGLLKSIFNAMLGIPTVVMGLILYLFLAPAGPLGMLGLLYTEMGISLGQMLLVLPIVVSFTANAIESVEGEIRDLVMTLGASRVQGMIKVIEEAVSGIALSVIAAFNRAIAELGIALMVGGNIFVRGGELNTRVLTTSIQMYVARGEIEFAIALGTVLLAIVFLVTALSNYLQRRWAHD, encoded by the coding sequence ATGGCTTGGGAGTACATAATCGAGGGAATCTCAGGCGCGTTCAGGCTTGTGCTCAGCGGAAATGCTGAGCTGCTGGACATCGCCTTCAGGAGCGTTAAGGTTTCGGGCATAGCTGCGATGCTCTCCGCCCTCATAGGCATCCCGGTGGGCGTTGCGATGGGTCTCGCGAGCTTCAGGGGGAAGGGCCTGCTGAAATCGATCTTCAACGCGATGCTCGGCATTCCAACGGTGGTGATGGGGCTCATCCTCTACCTCTTTCTCGCTCCCGCTGGCCCCCTCGGAATGCTCGGCCTCCTCTACACGGAAATGGGGATAAGTCTCGGCCAGATGCTCCTCGTCCTGCCAATAGTCGTGAGCTTCACCGCAAATGCGATAGAGAGTGTGGAGGGGGAGATAAGGGATCTGGTGATGACGCTCGGGGCGAGCAGGGTTCAGGGGATGATCAAGGTTATAGAGGAAGCAGTGTCGGGGATAGCTCTCTCAGTCATAGCCGCGTTCAACAGGGCTATAGCCGAGCTCGGGATCGCGCTGATGGTCGGTGGAAACATATTTGTAAGGGGAGGAGAGCTCAACACGAGAGTCCTGACCACGTCCATCCAGATGTACGTGGCGAGGGGGGAGATCGAGTTTGCGATAGCCCTCGGCACGGTACTCCTTGCCATAGTCTTCCTTGTAACGGCGCTGTCCAACTACCTGCAGAGGAGATGGGCCCATGATTGA
- a CDS encoding substrate-binding domain-containing protein, whose amino-acid sequence MNRVVAAVGILVLIIAVAFVLQHQAQSQVRVLTISTTTSLYDTGLLEEAIAPAFKEKYGIELHFIPKGTGAAIQDAKNGVSDAIMVHARSKELKFMEEGYGVNRKVFAYNFFVIVGPEDDPAGIRGLSPVEALKKIAQAGREGKAIWVSRDDGSGTNTKEISLWRMAGFDYRQIKNESWFVATGTGMGATLNYANTKKAYTLSDTGTFLKYRKEGLIDLEALVDKGEELINVYAIILINPEKFDKDFEGAKTLANWLTSEEGQRIIGEFGKEKFGKPLFYPIVEVLKERKEPYFSWIVKYGLMEDDGMITECPKKFRYGEGMSFFEFAEQ is encoded by the coding sequence ATGAACAGGGTTGTGGCTGCTGTTGGCATTCTCGTGCTCATAATCGCGGTGGCATTCGTTCTCCAGCATCAGGCCCAGTCACAGGTCAGGGTGCTGACGATCTCCACCACAACGAGCCTTTACGACACCGGTCTGCTTGAGGAGGCCATAGCTCCTGCCTTCAAGGAGAAGTACGGCATAGAGCTGCACTTCATTCCAAAGGGCACGGGAGCGGCGATTCAGGATGCGAAGAACGGTGTTAGCGATGCGATAATGGTTCACGCGAGGAGCAAGGAGCTGAAGTTCATGGAGGAGGGTTATGGGGTGAACAGGAAGGTCTTCGCCTACAACTTCTTCGTCATAGTCGGGCCAGAGGACGATCCTGCAGGGATAAGGGGACTCAGCCCTGTGGAAGCACTAAAGAAGATCGCTCAGGCTGGAAGGGAGGGGAAGGCGATATGGGTTTCAAGGGATGATGGCTCGGGAACGAACACGAAGGAGATATCCCTTTGGAGGATGGCGGGATTCGATTATAGGCAGATAAAGAACGAGAGCTGGTTCGTTGCCACCGGCACGGGAATGGGGGCAACGCTGAACTATGCAAATACGAAGAAGGCCTACACGCTCTCAGATACAGGCACATTCCTGAAGTACAGGAAGGAAGGGCTCATTGATCTTGAGGCGCTGGTGGATAAGGGTGAGGAGCTGATAAACGTCTACGCCATAATTCTGATAAACCCGGAGAAGTTCGACAAGGACTTCGAGGGTGCAAAGACACTCGCGAACTGGCTCACGAGCGAGGAGGGGCAGAGGATAATCGGTGAGTTTGGAAAGGAGAAGTTCGGGAAGCCCCTGTTCTACCCCATCGTCGAGGTGCTGAAGGAGAGGAAGGAGCCTTACTTCAGCTGGATTGTCAAGTACGGGCTGATGGAGGATGATGGCATGATCACCGAGTGTCCCAAGAAGTTCAGGTACGGGGAGGGGATGAGCTTCTTCGAGTTTGCAGAGCAGTGA